The segment CTATGACCGCATGGCACGAATTGTCCGACTCATCTTTGGCACCGCCTGGCAGGTAGCCAATCAGGACAACCGGCCAGCAGTAACCGGCACCGGCTTTAACTGAGAAAGGACCGTAGGTATGCTCCGCGAAATCCAGGCACTGAGCGAAACATTCTTCCCCGAAGTGGTCCGGCTGCGCCGGATTCTTCATGCTAACCCGGAGCTTGCCTTTGAAGAGTACGAGACCGCCCGACTGGTAACCGAAACACTGCAGCCGCTGGGATTGGAAATTCAAACCGGTGTGGCCCGGACAGGCGTTGTTGCTACGCTGCACGGCGCCGAAGCGGGTCCGACCATTCTGCTGCGCGCCGACATGGATGCGCTGCCTATCCACGAAGAAAACGACTTTGATTTTCGCTCGCGCCATCCCGGCAAAATGCACGCCTGCGGGCATGACGCGCATACGGCCTCGCTTCTGGGAACAGCCATGATCCTGGCACGCCTGCGCGACCGGCTACGCGGCCACGTACGCCTGGTCTTTCAACCCAGTGAGGAAAAGCTTCCCGGAGGCGCCCAGGCCATGATCCAGGAAGGCGTGCTGGAGGCGTCCAATGGCGTGCCTGCTCCTTCTGCCGTCTTCGCCCAACACGTACAGCCGGATCTGCCGGTAGGAACGATCGGCGTGCGCCCGGGCATGTATATGGCCTCCGCAGATGAACTCTACATCACGATCCGGACCGACGGCGGCCACGCAGCAGCTCCCCACCGACAACAGGCCGATGGCGTACTGGTAGCTGCGCACATCATCATGGCGCTGCAATCGGTCGTCAGCCGCAACGCGCCACCGGACGTGCCAACCGTGCTCTCCATCGGACGCGTGCTGGCTGAAGGGGCTACGAATGTGTTGCCCCCGACCGTCCGGATGGAGGGCACATTTCGCGCAATGGATGAAGACTGGCGGTTCCGCGCCCATGCGCTCATCCGACGCATTGTCGAACAGACGGCCCGCGCCTTTGGCGCTGAAGCCGATGTGGAAATCGCGGTGGGCTATCCCGCCCTCTACAATCATGAGCAGCCCACGGCCCTGGTGCGCAAAGCAGCTTGCGAATACGTAGGCCCCGACCGGGTCGTACTGCTTGATCCCTGGTTTGCTAGCGAGGATTTTGCCTACTTTCTGAAAGAACGGCCGGGCTGCTTTTACCGCATTGGCACAGGCAATCCGGACAAAGGCATTGTGCACGGCCTGCATACGCCGCGCTTCACCATCGACGAAGAAGCGCTGCGCATCGCTCCAGGCTTCATGGCTTACCTCGCCTGGCGCTACTTGCAATCAGCCCCATGACAACCTCCTATGACTTTCCTCCGTTTCTGGGATTTCGTCCCCAGGCACTGGATTTTCTGCGCGCGCTGAAACAGCATAACCGCCGCGACTGGTTCAAGCCGCGCAAAACGGTTTACGAAGATGAGGTGCGCTGGCCCATGCAGTGCCTGGTGGCGGAAGTGGATCGTGAACTAAAACGCCGAGGTCTTCCCCTGCGCGGCGACCCGGCACAGGGGCTGTTTCGCATTTACCGGGACACTCGCTTCTCCAGAGATAAGCGTCCCTACAAAACGCACATAGGCGCTGTCCTCTCGCGCACAGGCACCCGTCGGGATCTCGGCGTGGTGTACATTCACGTAGAACCTGGCGCCTCGTTTCTGGGAGCTGGCTTCTGGAAGCCGGATGCGGCATTCCTGCGCCGATGGCGACGCCGCATGCTGCAGGAAACCGAGCTATTCCTGGAAATCGTTCGTCAACTGCAAGCGCATGACCTGACGCCGGAGACCGATGCCGTGCTCAAGCGCATGCCGCGGGGCTTTGAAGAGGCAGCCCACACGCCAGTAGCTGAGTACCTGCGCTGGCGTTCGTTCCTGGTATCTCAAGACATACCCGATGAAGCCGTACTGCGCCCTGACTTCACCTACACCATCGTGCGCTTTACCGAACAGGTGCTTTCGCTGCTGAAATTTGGATGGGACGCTGCGGACATCTGATCGTGCTTCTGAGTATGCTACTAGCAGGCTGTGGGGGCAGCCGGGAACTCATCATGGCTCCCCCCCGTCCGGCCGCTCTGGCCCTGCCTGACACGACTGTCTTTCCTGCCCGCCTGACGCTTACTCTCAGCGCGAATACGCCGCTTCCCCTGCCGTTTCAAACGCTCACGGTAACGATCCATCTGATCGCTCTGCAACGCGCAGATGGCTACCGCCAGCCGCTTGTTTTTGCCCGACGAACGGTAACGTTCACCAGAACGGCCGCGCAGCAATGGACGCTGCTCGAAGCAGCTCCCATTCCGCCGGGCCGCTATGATACGCTATGGGTGCATCTTTCAGAAGTGGCGGTCCGCTTTGGCCCCAATGCCGGAGGCAGCCTCACAGCTCCCACCGATACGCTGGCATTTCCTGTCACCCTGGAACTGCGTCCCGCTCTTTCCTATGCGTACCACCTGCGCTTCGACTGGCAACACTCTTTGCAGGCCAAACCCGAATGTCGCTGGCGCTTCACGCCTCGGCTTTCTCTTGAAATGCATTGAGACTTCAGCCCTGAACTTCGGAACGTGCGCCTTCCCGTGCCCTCTCAATACGAGTAAGCTGTCCAACGGCCCGCAGGCCTTGGGCGGCCCAGTTGCAGCACTCCGAGTTACGCAGATCCCGGCTGAGAACAGCACGCTGCGCATCTGGCGCAGCGTTATCCATACCTGGAAGGGGCGCCCATTTCATCCCTACAGCTCCTCTGCGTCCTGCGCTTCCAGTAGCTCTGCGTTAACGGGCTCGCACCAGCCCGTGTTGTAACCTTGACGTATCAAGGGCAGGTCCTTCCCAGATTGCGCTGCTTCAACATGCTTCCTCAATGTGTCCCAGGCCGCCTTCGGCCTCAAGATCAAATGTTTGGGCCGTCGCCTGACCGAATGCAAATGAGCATGCACTTTTCTGGAGGCATTCCCGTTGTTTCATAAAAAAAGCCCTGATCAAAGCCAGGGCTCTTCTCTTTGCCTCTCCGCAGGGATCAACTTGCAGCTTGCACCGCTTCGACCCGAGTAATTTCGGGAACGGCACGTTTGAGCACCTGCTCAATGCCAGCCCGAAGCGTCATCAAGCTCATCGGACAGGTGCCGCAGGCTCCCAGCAGCTCCAACTCGACGACGTAATCTTCCGTGACGTTCAACAGCCGCACCGATCCCCCATCGGTCATCAGATAGGGCCGAATCATATCCAGCGCTTCCTCAATGCGCCGATGGAGCTCAGGATCATCGGGGGCCAGCGGACCTGAACTGCGGGTCGTTTTCGTATCGGCCATGACGCGCACACTTGCCTCGTTTACTTTGTTAAGCAAAAACCCCTTAGCCGACGAATTGTTGCCGGTTTAGCGGTAGAGGATTTCAATCCGTTGGGTAGGGGGCTGCTCGGCGTTGCGCAGGTTAACCTGCTCCACCACTTGTTCAGCCAGCCGGAAAAACGCCTGCGCTGAAGGGCTTTCTGGCTCGGCCAACACAATTGGTTTTCCGGTATCGCCTCCCTCTCGCACTGCTTCTTCGATAGGGATTTCGCCGAGAAACGGGACGTCCAGTTCCTCGGCCAGCCGACGGGCTCCCCCTCGTCCGAAGAGGTAGTATTTACGATCCGGGAGATCTGGCGGAGAAAAGTACGCCATGTTTTCCACAATGCCCAGGACAGGCACCTGCACGTTGCGAAACATAGCCACCCCTTTGCGGGCATCGGCTAGCGCCACCGGCTGCGGTGTCGAGACGATGAGGGCTCCGGTCAGTGCAATTGACTGGACAATTGTCAGCGGCACGTCGCCCGTTCCCGGCGGGAGATCAAGAATCAGATAGTCCAGCGTTCCCCAATCCGCTTCGCCCAGGAATTGCCGCAGCGCTTTCGCGACCATCGGGCCCCGCCAGATGACCGCCTGCTCAGGGTTAACAATGAATCCCATGGAGAGCAGGCGCACGTTGTGCCGCACCAATGGTACGATTTTGCGCTGCTCATTAACACGCGGCTTTTCCTCTCGCACGCCAAACATGGTAGGCACCGATGGCCCATAAATGTCGGCGTCGAGCAGTCCTACGTCATATCCACGCGCCGCCAGCGCCACGGCCAGATTAACCGCCACTGTACTCTTGCCCACACCGCCTTTCCCTGAAGCCACCGCAACAAAGTTCAGCACTCCTTCGGGCTGCACCGACGGCATGGGGCCGCCTCCCTGCACTTCCAGCCCGATCATTTCGGTGTCGGTCTCAATCTGCACGGCCAGATCTGTACCGAAGGCCTCCTGCAACAATTCTCGACACTGCTCAGGCGCCTGGCGAGCAAATAGGGTATCCGGCCGTTTGAAAACCAACGTGAAGGCTACGCGGCCCTCTTCGACCCGGAGGTTGCGCACCATCTTGAGCCGAACAATATCGCGGCCACGCTCTGGCTCAATGACGCGTGCCAGTACATGCAGCACTTCCTGCGGAGTGGGCATAACGCGTACGTTTCAGCTTGCCTGTAGTTGTGCGGTTGGGACCGTCGCCTGTGCGAATTGTTCCATTTCAGCAACGGGGCAGATGACGTAAGATCAGGCCATGTCGTAATCCGAAGGGGCTCACCCGGCAGAGGCGCCACCTGCCCCACGTCATAATTTCGTGCAATAGCAAAGCGCCCATAGGTAGCACGTCGGCGCGGCCGGCCAGTAGCTCGGGCCAGAGTGCCCGCACGGCTGCTGCGGACATCTTCAGCAGGCGATCGCGCCAGGTAGCTACCGCATCGTACGTCAACGCTACAGATGACTCAACGGGAAAACTACGCGTCTCCAGAGCCGCCAGCGACACGCAGGTACCAGCTACGCCTACCAGCGCATAATGCGTTGCCGCGCGTGGCAATCGCACCGCCGCCAGCGCTTCCCGAATCTGGTGCTGCGCCTGCATAATGGCCTCAGGCGACGGGGGCAGCGAGGCAAACCAACGTTCTGTCAGACGCACCGTACCCAGCGGCAAACTACGCGCAAACCCGACGGTAACCGTACCATCGGGCTGGCGTGCTCCCCCCACCAGCTCGGTTGATCCCCCGCCAATATCCACCACCAGACAGGGTCCATGGGGCATGCCGGGCGCCGCCAGCGCCCCCTGCAGACTCCAGTAGGCCTCTTCCTCTCCACTGATGATCTCCGCTGCCACGCCCAGCACCTCCCGAACGATCCGGACCACTTCCTGCGCATTGCGCGCCTCCCGCGTAGCGCTGGTCGCTGCCACCCAACACGCCTTGACGCCATAGGCCCGCAATCGCTCCCGATAAGCCTCCAGCGTGCGGCGCAACCGCATCAGTGCAGCTGGACCAATCATACCGGTGCGCTCTAGCCCTTCGCCCAGCCGCACGAATTGCTCGGCTTCATAGCAGGGGCGGAGCTGTCCATCAATTACCTCCGCAATAAGGAGCAGGGCAGTATTGGTCCCCAGATCAATTGCTGCCAGACGCACCGCTTCAGACCATTCGTTTCAACATAACCGCCCACCAGGCATTTTCCGTAGCCTCATGGACAGGCGCCAGGTCTTGCGCGGCTGCTGCTTCCAGCATCAGCTCACGTTCTTCGCGAAGCAATCCAGAAAGCACTACGTAGCCCCCGAGGCGCACTTTCTCCCGAAAAGCTGGCAACAGTTCGCAAAGTACGCGCCGGTGAATATTGGCCAGAATTAGATCAAAATTGCGCTCAGGCACCACCTCGATAGAACCGCGCCGGAACTCGACCCGGCCGGCTACGCCATTGCGCGCAAAATTTTCCTGCGCGTTTTCGGCTGCCCAGGGATCAATGTCGAAGGCAATGGCCGAGCCGGCTCCCAGCTTCAGGGCCGCAATGGTCAGGATGCCCGTACCCGTTCCCGCGTCAAGTACCCGGGCGTCTGGATCCACGCATTCAGGTAACATTTGCAATACAAGACGCGTGCTTTCATGGTACCCCGTGCCAAAACTCATCTTTGGATCAATCTCCAGCACGATATGCGCGGCGTAAGCCTCGGGCACGGCATGCCAGCTCGGCTTGATCAGGAACGGCCCAACAGCAATAGGTTGCAGTTGCGATTCCCACCGAGCATTCCAATTTTCTGGTTTGATGGTGCGTACGGCGATTTCGTCGGGCAATCCCTGGCGGCGCAGCAGTTCGCGCACTGCTTCCCGAACGGCTGCCCGCCACTGCGGAGCCGGCATGTAAGCTTTCAGATGATCTGGCTCTTCCCAGAATGCTTCGAAGCCCAGCGCGTCCAGTTGAATAACCAGGGGGTCGTGAAGCTGCTCAGGGACAGGCAGTACCACTTCAATGGTTGGCTCATAGATCGAGACGCTCAATCCGGAGTCCCCAGGCCTGGGGCTCTTCGGGTTCGGGATATTCGAACTGACCATAGGCATGCGAAAAATCGGTCCGAAAGTGCGCCGTGTATGATCCGGGTGGCAGCGTCAGCGTCGTATCCGCCAGCCGATTGCGGGCGTCTCCTCCGGCAGGGCGGGTGTGCTCCCAGGTCATTTCCCAGACGATCTCACCGGTGCCGGCGCGTTCAATCCATCCGTAATCATACCGGCCACTGATCGATAATTCTCCAACTGCCCGAATGCGCAGCCGCGTGGGCCTGGTTAAGGTAAACGCCTGAACGCGATGTTCGTTGTTCCCAACACGGGTTAAGTCGACCAGTACCCGGCCACCTGACTGAGAAGCTTCCGGTATGGGCTCCTGTTCAGCTACTGGAGGGACTGTCGGCATCAGAATGTGCTGTTGTTGCTGGGGACTCAGGACAAACAGCGTGACCCCCCAGCGCCCGGGATGCTCGGGGCGTCCGTTGCGCCAGTCTCCATAGGCGTGCGAGTTATCCGTGCGATAATGCAGCGTGTAGCGACCGGGTGCCAGCCTTAGCGCAGCAATCTCCAGCCGATTGTTGGGATGGCCGCCGGCCGGCACGGAACGGCTTCGAGCCATTTCCCAGACGATTACGCCGGTGCTGTCGGTCAGCCAGGCATAGTCGTAGCGTCGATTCCGCGTGCCCAGCTCTCCCAGCGCGTAGAGTAGCACCGCCGTGGTATCCGTTACTTCAAAGCCAACCGCGCGATTTTCGTTGTTTCCCACAGCGGTCAATTGAAGCACTGGTTGCAGGTCGGTCC is part of the Rhodothermus profundi genome and harbors:
- a CDS encoding DUF2461 domain-containing protein; its protein translation is MTTSYDFPPFLGFRPQALDFLRALKQHNRRDWFKPRKTVYEDEVRWPMQCLVAEVDRELKRRGLPLRGDPAQGLFRIYRDTRFSRDKRPYKTHIGAVLSRTGTRRDLGVVYIHVEPGASFLGAGFWKPDAAFLRRWRRRMLQETELFLEIVRQLQAHDLTPETDAVLKRMPRGFEEAAHTPVAEYLRWRSFLVSQDIPDEAVLRPDFTYTIVRFTEQVLSLLKFGWDAADI
- the prmA gene encoding 50S ribosomal protein L11 methyltransferase, translated to MSVSIYEPTIEVVLPVPEQLHDPLVIQLDALGFEAFWEEPDHLKAYMPAPQWRAAVREAVRELLRRQGLPDEIAVRTIKPENWNARWESQLQPIAVGPFLIKPSWHAVPEAYAAHIVLEIDPKMSFGTGYHESTRLVLQMLPECVDPDARVLDAGTGTGILTIAALKLGAGSAIAFDIDPWAAENAQENFARNGVAGRVEFRRGSIEVVPERNFDLILANIHRRVLCELLPAFREKVRLGGYVVLSGLLREERELMLEAAAAQDLAPVHEATENAWWAVMLKRMV
- a CDS encoding M20 metallopeptidase family protein, whose product is MLREIQALSETFFPEVVRLRRILHANPELAFEEYETARLVTETLQPLGLEIQTGVARTGVVATLHGAEAGPTILLRADMDALPIHEENDFDFRSRHPGKMHACGHDAHTASLLGTAMILARLRDRLRGHVRLVFQPSEEKLPGGAQAMIQEGVLEASNGVPAPSAVFAQHVQPDLPVGTIGVRPGMYMASADELYITIRTDGGHAAAPHRQQADGVLVAAHIIMALQSVVSRNAPPDVPTVLSIGRVLAEGATNVLPPTVRMEGTFRAMDEDWRFRAHALIRRIVEQTARAFGAEADVEIAVGYPALYNHEQPTALVRKAACEYVGPDRVVLLDPWFASEDFAYFLKERPGCFYRIGTGNPDKGIVHGLHTPRFTIDEEALRIAPGFMAYLAWRYLQSAP
- a CDS encoding Ppx/GppA phosphatase family protein; this encodes MRLAAIDLGTNTALLLIAEVIDGQLRPCYEAEQFVRLGEGLERTGMIGPAALMRLRRTLEAYRERLRAYGVKACWVAATSATREARNAQEVVRIVREVLGVAAEIISGEEEAYWSLQGALAAPGMPHGPCLVVDIGGGSTELVGGARQPDGTVTVGFARSLPLGTVRLTERWFASLPPSPEAIMQAQHQIREALAAVRLPRAATHYALVGVAGTCVSLAALETRSFPVESSVALTYDAVATWRDRLLKMSAAAVRALWPELLAGRADVLPMGALLLHEIMTWGRWRLCRVSPFGLRHGLILRHLPRC
- a CDS encoding Mrp/NBP35 family ATP-binding protein, yielding MPTPQEVLHVLARVIEPERGRDIVRLKMVRNLRVEEGRVAFTLVFKRPDTLFARQAPEQCRELLQEAFGTDLAVQIETDTEMIGLEVQGGGPMPSVQPEGVLNFVAVASGKGGVGKSTVAVNLAVALAARGYDVGLLDADIYGPSVPTMFGVREEKPRVNEQRKIVPLVRHNVRLLSMGFIVNPEQAVIWRGPMVAKALRQFLGEADWGTLDYLILDLPPGTGDVPLTIVQSIALTGALIVSTPQPVALADARKGVAMFRNVQVPVLGIVENMAYFSPPDLPDRKYYLFGRGGARRLAEELDVPFLGEIPIEEAVREGGDTGKPIVLAEPESPSAQAFFRLAEQVVEQVNLRNAEQPPTQRIEILYR
- a CDS encoding NifU family protein codes for the protein MADTKTTRSSGPLAPDDPELHRRIEEALDMIRPYLMTDGGSVRLLNVTEDYVVELELLGACGTCPMSLMTLRAGIEQVLKRAVPEITRVEAVQAAS